The Acidithiobacillus sp. genome contains the following window.
CATCCGTAGCGGGGGTAACAGCGGCTGACCGCGTAGGAGCGGGTGCCAGCTCAGGGCTACCAATGTTTCCTGGCGCGCACCTAGGCGAGTCACGGTGCGTCGCACGTCGCCTAAGCGCAGTTCCAGCAGCCACAGCGGCCAGGGACGTGGATTATGAATGCGCAGGAGCAGTTCACCCCGCTCTCCTGCGGTAAAAATCTGGCCGGGCAGCACGACGGCACGCACCCGCCAGAGGTTGCCGACGGCGACGAAACCGGAGAGGACCATAATGGCCAGCATCATGGAAACCAGCAGGAACAAGACATTATTACCCGTGTTTACGGCAGAAAAGCCGAGGGCCAGGGTTAGCCCGACAAAGACCTTACCAGGACGGGAAAGACGTACCTCCCGCCGTTTGCGACTCACGGGCCAAAACCCCAGGTATCCTGCATCAGCAGTGCGGCCAATTCATCACCGCCCAGCGATGCACTGGACAGCAAACGATGCCCCAGCACCGGCACCGTCACAGCGCGCAGGTCGTCGGGCGTCACAAAATCTCGACCCGCTAGAAAAGCCCAGGCCTGTGCGCTCGCCTTGAGCGCTAGCAAGCCTCGTGGCGACAAGCCAATCCGCACCCGTGCATCCTCACGGCTGCGTTGCGCCAGCGCCAAAAGCATTTCCTGTAGTTCCGGACTCAGGAATAGCGCCGCAACTTCTGCCTGCCACTGGCGCAGCAATGCGGTATCGGCCAGTGTTTTCAAATCGCTAGGCCGTCGGTTTTCCGCCGCCAGCAACCGCCGCTCCGCCTCGCGACTGGGATACCCCAGTGACAAACGCAGGGTAAAGCGGTCCAGTTGACTCTCTGGCAGCGGGAATACCCCAGCGTGCTCCTGCGGATTCTGGGTGGCGATCACAAAAAAGGGTTTAGGGAGCGGAAAGCTCTGCCCGTCTGCCGAGACCTGTCCTTCTGCCATAGCTTCCAGCAGGGCGGACTGACTGCGTGGCGAAGCCCGGTTGATCTCATCCATCAGCACTATGGCATGGAAAATCGGGCCCCGATGAAAGACGAAGCGCTGTTCGCGCGGATCGAAGAGACTACTCCCGAGAATGTCTCCGGGCAGTAGATCGGCCGTCATCTGCACTCGGGCAAAATCGAGACCCAGCAGATGCGCCAATCCCAGCGACAGGGTCGTCTTCCCCACCCCCGGCACGTCCTCCACCAGCACATGTCCCCCAGCCAGAAAGCCGGACAGAATCAGGCGCAGCGCCCGTTCTTTATCCAGCAACACTTCGCCGAGTGCATCGACCAGATCCGCCGGCGACGCCGTCACTGCGCGGCCGCCACATCCAGACGGCGCGCTGCTAGCGCTTCATCCAAGCGTCCTACCGGCAGATGATGGGGCGCTTCACGCAAGCGTTCCGGCTGCGCCAACGCCTCTTGACGAATCTGCGCCATCACCGCCACGAAACGGTCCAGCATTGCCTTACTTTCTGTCTCCGTAGGCTCGATCAGCAAGCACTCGGGCACCAATTGCGGGAAATAAATGGTCGGTGCGTGAATCCCGAAATCCAGCAGGCGTTTGGCTACATCCAGCGCCCGTATGCCCGTCGCCTTCTGCAAGTCGCTGACGCTCAGGATGAACTCGTGACTGGCACGCCGCTCCGGGAAAGCCGCCTGATAGCCCACCCGCTGCAATTCCCTGAGCAGATAATTGGCATTGAGCGCAGCATAAGCCGATACCCGGCCCACCCCCGCCCGACCCAGACGGCGTATATAGGCATGGGCGCGCAACAGCACACCGATATTACCGCCATGGGCACTGAGCCGACCGATGCTCTGAGGTAAATCACCATCGTCCAACCAGCGCAGAGCACCCTCATCGGCGCGGGTCACCATCGGCAGGGGCAGAAAGGGTCGCAGGCGTTCATGTACCGCCACGGCACCCGCACCTGGCCCACCGCCGCCATGGGGTGTCGCAAAAGTCTTGTGCAAATTCAGATGCATCACATCAAAGCCCATCTGGCCCGGCTGCACCCGTCCAAGAATGGCATTCAGATTAGCGCCGTCATAATAGAGCAGCCCCCCCGCCCCATGAATGCGTGCGGCAATATCCGCTATCCGCCGTTCAAAGACGCCCAGGGTGGAAGGATTGGTCAGCATAATCCCCGCCACATCCGGCCCCAGTTGTTGATCTAAAAAAGCCATATCCAGATCGCCGTCGGCCAAATTGGGAATTTCCACCACCTCAAACCCCGCCATCTGGGCACTGGCCGGATTGGTGCCGTGCGCCGCCGTGGGAATCAGCATCTTCCGCCGTCCATAGTCTCCGCGCGCCGCATGATAGGCGCGGATCATGGCGACACCGGCCAATTCGCCCTGCGCGCCCGCCGCCGGGGTCAGGCTCACTGCGGCCATGCCCGTTGCCGCCGCCAGCCATTCCTGCAACTCCCAGAGCACCTGCAGAAGTCCCTGCATAGCGGGAGCAGGCGTATCCGGATGCAGGCGCGCGAAGCCCGGCAACGAAGCCATGGTATGGGCAATCCGCGGATTATATTTCATGGTGCAGGAGCCCAGCGGATAAAACTGGGTGTCGATGGAGAAATTTTTCTGCGACAGGCGGGTATAGTGGCGCAGCACCTCCAGTTCCGCCGGGTTGGGCAGATTCAGGGGTGCCTTCCGCAGTAGCTCCGCCGGGATATCGGACGGCAACTCCACCGCCGGAAAATGGTGATCGTGATCGAAAATGGAATCGCTCATAAGGTCTCCAGCACAGCGGTCAAAGCATCGCGATACGCCAGCAGATCGGCCTCTTCCAGCAGTTCGGTGGTGCACACCAGCAGATCGCCCGCCTCCCCCATCCCCCAGTCAGAGAGCGGGATCCCCGCCAGCAGACCGTGGCCCAGCAGCGCATTCCGCACCGCCACGGCAGTATGTGGCAGACGCAGCACAAACTCGTGGAAGAAAGGTCCGCCATAAGGCAAACTCACGCCCGGCACGACCGTCAACAGTTCCCGCAGCCGCACGGCACGTTCATGGCAAAGCACCGCCGTCTGCTGCAAGCCGTGCCCGCCCAGCGTCGCCATGTGGATGGTCGCTGCCGTCACCATCAGGCCCTGATTGGTGCAGATGTTGCTCGTCGCCTTACCACGGCGGATATGCTGCTCCCGCGCCTGCAAGGTCAGACAAAAGCCCTCACGGCCCTGCCCGTCCACGGTTTTGGCGACCAGTCGCCCAGGTAACTGGCGCACGTGGGCCTTGCGGCAGGCGAGAAAACCAAAGTAAGGCCCGCCGCCGCTCAGGGGAATCCCCAGCGGCTGCCCCTCGCCCACCGCCATATCCGCGCCCTGTGTGCCCCAATCCCCCGGTGCCTTCAGCAAGGCCAGCGCCAGCGGATTGACTACCGCGACAGCGAGCAGACCATGGGCATGGGCCCAGTCGGTCAGCGCATCCACGGACTCCAGCAGACCCAGGGCGTTGCTCTGGGGAATAATCAGCGCCGCCGCATCCCCTGCATCCGCAGGCAATATCAGGGTGCCCATAGCGCGGTCATAAGGCACGCTCACCAAACGGATGTTTTGCAAACCGAGCACGCTGTCCAGCACCCGCCGCCAGCCCGGCAGCAGGTTCTCCGGCACCAAAATGGATTTGTCGCTGCCCTGAATCCGCAACGCCATCAGGCAGGCCTCGGCCAACCCCGAAGCCCCGTCGTAGAGGGAAGCATTACTCACCTCCAGCCCCGTCAGCCGCGTGATAAAACCTTGATACTCATAGATGACCTGCAGGGTGCCCTGGCTGGCTTCCGGCTGATACGGCGTATAAGCGGAATAAAACTCGCCGCGCCCGGTAATTTCCCAGACAATGGCCGGGATGTGGTGGGCATAAGCACCACCGCCCGCAAAACAGCGCAGCGGCGCGTTGCTGAGGGCACGCCCCTCCAGTTCGCGTTGCAGGGCCATCTCCGACAGCCCTTCGGGCAAGACCATGTCGTGCACTTGCAAAGCCGGTGGAATTTCATCAAAAAGCTGGTCGAGGCTGTCAACGCCAACGGCGGCCAACATCACCGCCGTTTCCAACCCATCGTGGGGAATATAGGGCATTTACTTAAGACTCCGCTAATTTACCGTAAGCCGCCGCATCCAGGAGTCCGGCACAGGCCGCTGCGTCGGCCTCCACCACCATAATCCAGCCCTGACCATAGGGGTCTTCATTGAGCCACTGCGGGTTATCCCCCAGCCCGGCATTACGCTCCACCACCGTGCCATCAAGTGGCGCATACAAATCCGCCGCCGCCTTGACCGACTCCAGCACGCCGCAGACTTCGCCACCATGAATCGCCTTACCGGTATCAGGCACCTCCACATACACCAGATCCCCCAGCAACTCCTGGGCATGATCGGTAATCCCCACCCGGTAGCGTCCGCCCCCCAGGTCTTCGACCCACTCATGGGTATCGCTGTAACGTAACGTCTCCGGAATCTTGCTCATGCCTCATGCTCCTCAGGAAAAGAAAAAGTTGCCACGCCTTTCCGCCAGAAGGGCGGCTTTATCACCAGCGCCGGACGCCGCACCCCGCGCACCACAACGGCGCATACGGCCCCCGGCTCCAGCGCCGCATCCACGCGGGCCAGCGCGATACCGCGCTGCAGGCTGGGCGAGAAAATACCGCTGGTGACCACCCCACAAGGCTGCCCCGCCGCATCTTCCACCACATAACCATGACGGGGAATGCCCTCGCGCATCGCCAGGCCGACAAGCTTGGCACCACCACCCGCGGCCAACTGCGCCGCCAGCGCCACCCGCCCCAGAAAATCCCGCTCTGCAGCACGCAAATCCACCGTCCAGGCCAGATTACTCGCATAAGGCGAAACCGCCGTCGTCATATCCTGACCGTAAAGATCCAGCCCCGCCTCCAGACGCAGACTATCCCGCGCCGCCAACCCGGCTGGCCGCACCCCGGCAGCCACCAGCCGATCCGCCAGGCTCGGCAACAAAGTATTCGCAGCGATAATTTCGACACCATCTTCGCCGGTATAACCCGTGCGCCCGACGAAGAAATCGCCCTGTTCCAGCGCGTGAAAAACCGGCAACTCCGCCAATGCGGGCATCCCCAACGCCGTCGCCGCCATCGCCCGCGCCGTGGGGCCTTGTACCGCCAGAATCCCCAGATCCGGTCGCTTCTGCAGGGTCACCTGCCAGCCGTGGGCATCCACAAGGGTCTGCAGGTGCGCCGTGTCCGCCTCCGCCCCGCCCGCATTCAGCACAATCCGATACCTACCGTCTCCACAATGGGTGACAATCAGATCGTCAATAATCCCGCCATCGCCTTGCAGCATCGTGCTGTACAGCGCCTTACCCGGCACCGCATCCAGCTTCGCCACATCGTTGGCCAAGGCATAGCGCAGCAACGTCCGCGCATCCGGTCCACTCAGGTCCAAAGGCCGCATGTGCGAGACATCAAAAAGCCCCGCCGCCTGCCGCACCGCCTCATGCTCCGCCAATTGCGAGCCGTAGTTCAGGGGCATCTCCCAACCCGCGAAATCCACCATGCGCGCGCCATGAGCGACATGCCAATCATAGAGCGCCGTGCGCCGTGCTGAGATCGTGCTCATAAAGCGGCCGCCGCCATACGCAGTGCGTCAACCCCTGACTCATCGCTCATACCCGGCCGCACCACCACCAGAACCGCTTCGGAAGCAGCAGGCAAAAGCACGATGTCGCGGCCATCCAGCACCACATGCACATGGCGCACACCGTCCGCCACATTCATCCGTTTGGCCAGCGCACACATCCCAGAGGCCAGCGCCGCCACCGTATCCGCCATATCTTCGGACATGCCCTCCACCTGCAAAGGAATCCCCTCACGGCTGATCAACGCCGCCGCCGTCACGCCCGGCATCTCGGCAATGCGCACTGCCAACTTTGTCTTATTCATGCTGTCCCTTTTTATGCTTGCGATTAGTCCCGGAAGTTGTTGAATTGTATTGGCAGACCAAAATCATGCCCCCGTAGCGCGGCAATAGCAGCCTGCAGCTCGTCCCGGCTCTTGCCGGACACCCGCAACTGCTCTCCCTGAATACTGCCCTGCGCCTTGAACTTACCGTCCTTTAGAAACTTGACCATGCGCTTGGATACCTCTGTCTCCAGACCAACTTTCAGGCCAAGTACCTGCCGCTCCATACCGCCTGCCGCAGACGCCACTTTACCCACATCCAGTGCCTTCAAATCCACTCCACGCTTCACCAGCCGCGCCGAAAGCAAATCAATCATCTGCCCTAGCTTATATTCATCCTCAGCGACCAGGATGATCTCCTTCTCCTTACGCTCCATCGACGCCTTGCTGCCCTTAAAGTCATAACGGGTAGTTATTTCCTTCACCGTTGTATGCAGGGCATTATCCACTTCTTGCATGTTCACTTCAGACACTACATCAAAACTCGGCATAAAATCTCACTTCAAGAATGTGTATGGGAAACATGAGGCGCATGGGTATGGCCCGCGCGGCTTCCGGTCCGGCAGCCGGGGCAATCAGTCACCCAGCGCGTCCCCTCCGGGGTAATTTCCTTCTTCCAGAAAGGTGCGCTGGTTTTCAGGACATCAATCAAAAAACGGCAAGCATCAAAGGCCGCCGCCCGGTGCCGCGACCAGACTGCCACCATCACAATGTTGTCCTGGGGCGCCAGATGGCCGTAGCGATGAATGATCAGACTATCGAGAATATCGTAATGCCGGGCCACCTCGGCACTGATGCGTTCGAGTTCGCGCTCCGTCATCCCCGGATAATGCTCGATCTCCATGGCCAGGATATCCACGGCCTCACTATAATCGCGCACCGTTCCGATGAAAGTGACCGAGCCGCCAGCCCCGGCATCCACCGGAAACGCCGCCATCTCCGCCATGGGATTGAAATCTTCTTGCTGAACTTTAACGATCAAACCTAACCTCCAGTGACCGGAGGGAAAAATGCCACTTCGTCACCATCACGCACCACATCAGAGAAGGGCACATGCTGCAAATTCACCGCTGCCAGCAGATGGGCATCGTGCAGCACCACGCCAGCCGCCCCTTCCGCCAGCACCAACACCTCCGCCACCGTTACGCCCCCATCCGGCACCGGCAAGGACATTTCCTCCACCCCGGCACGCTCGCGCACACTGGCAAAAAACTTCACATGGATCATGGAAAACGCCACCTCAGCAAGAGGCCAAATAATAACGCCCCCAGCCCTCACGCTTCAACTATGGCCGGAATCTTTACAGCTATCGCCTTTCCGCCTATCTTTGCGCCATGGAAACTTTTTTCAGTCACTATCTGCTTTTTCTCGCCGACACCGCGACCATTGTAGTTGCCTTGCTTATGGTTGCCGGCGGCCTCACCGCCATCGCCCTGAATAAACGCAAAAAAACTGCGACCACCGGGCAGGTGCAGGTCAGCGACCTGCGCAAACAACTAGAACAGTCCAGCGAAAATGTCCAACAATTCCGGCTGGACAAAAAAGCCCTGAAGGCCCATCAAAAGACCCTCAAAAAAGACCGCAAAGAGAAGGACAGTGGCGATGAAAGCTGTACCTACCTGCTCGAATTCAAGGGCGACCTGCGCGCCTCTGCCGTCAGCGCCCTGCGTGAAGAAATCTCCGCTGTTATCCAGGCCGCCAAACCCGACGATGCCGTCCTGCTCCGTCTGGAAAGTGGCGGCGGCATGGTCAACACCTATGGCCTCGCCTCGGCCCAGCTATTGCGCCTGCGCGCCGCTAAAATCCATGTCACGGTGCTGATCGACGCCGTCGCCGCCAGCGGCGGCTACATGATGGCCGTCACCGCCGATCGTATCGTCGCCAGCCCCTTTGCCCTCATCGGCTCCATTGGCGTCGTCGCGCAAATCCCCAACTTCCACCGCTGGCTGCAAGACCGCAACATCGACTGGGAACAGTTCACCGCTGGCAAATTCAAGCGCACGGTCACCCTCTTCGGCGAGAATACCGACACTGGCCGCGCCAAGCTGCGCGAAGAACTAGAAGAAACCCACGCCCAGTTTCGCAACTTTGTACAGCAATATCGTCCGCGGTTAGATTTGGAACAAGTCGCTACCGGCGAAGCCTGGCTGGGCAGCAAGGCCTTGCAACTCGGATTGGTGGATCAGCTTGCCACCAGCGACGAAATCATCCTGGAGGCCGCACAAAAAGGCAAGGTCCTCGCGCTGCATTATCAGCGCCAAAAAACCCTTCCCCAACGCGTCGGCCTCGCCGCCCAGCAAAGCTGGGATAAACTCTGGCAGATACCGATCTCTTAAATATCTCGCCAAATGACTATCCTTGCGCTGCAATCTTCCGCGCCAACAACCTCCTCCGCCACGCCATGATCGCGTCGATGACTTCCTGGTCAAAGTCTATGGTTTCGTGTTCTTTTACGAGCTGTTTCGCCGCTTGCACCTGCGTATTCATCTGCCAGGTTCGAGAAATATTCTGAAAATAGGGGTCGGCATCCAGATAGCAGTTTTCTTGAGGTAGGGCACGCTTCAATTTGAGTGGCTTACCGTCTTCAGCACGGCACAGTACGGTTTTTGAACGAATCTCTGCTACGGTATACGCCCGTAGTGCAGTTACCGTCCCGCTGTAGGGCACATGCTCCACAACCCAGAACCTATCCCCCACTTCGGCGTCAGCGAAATCCAGATATTTGCCGTACGCATTCCCCGTTGCAATTAACATAAATTCCTCCTACGCTGCCGATGCCCGCCACATACCCAGCGCGAGCAGCAGCCAGGAAAGAATCAGCGCGGTTCCACCCACAGGCGCGAAAAAAGCCCAGAATACGTTGCTGGTCAGCGCCAGCAGATAGAGTCCGCCGCAGAACAATAGGATACCCAAGACCATCAGTCCCCCTGCCGCATAAAGCAAACGTCGTTTGCCATATTGACTGATCAACACGCCGATGAACAACAGACCGAGCCCGTGATAAATCTGAAAGCGATCCGCAATATCGTAAATATGCAGCCCTTCAGCATCCACCCGCCCAGCCACAAGATGATCCCCCGCCGCGCCGAAAATCACCGCCAGGGCCATCACCAATGCGCCCAGCGCGACAAATCGCCCACCCAACCGCGACACATGCTCCATCAAACGTTCCGCCATACTATCCCCTGACCAGCATCCTGTGTTTATAGCCTATGTGCAGGGCTCTGTTCAAACACGGGCCTATCGATCCACCCCTTTCATAAGGCTGTGCTATGCTTGCAAAATAATTTCGGGAGGCATCATGGCAACCCATAAGATTTGCATTCTCGGTGGAAGCGGTTTTGTCGGACGTCATCTGGCAGAGCGTTTAAGTCAGGACGGGCACTCGATACGCATCCTGACGCGCAACCGCGAGCGCAACCGCGAAAACCTGCTGGTGCTCTCCGGCGTGGAAATAGTTGAGGCCAATATCCATGACCCCATCGCCTTGGAGAAACAACTCGAAGGACGCGACGTAGTCATCAACCTCGTTGGCATCCTCAACGAAAACCATTCTGGCCACAAAGATTGTCGGCCCGAGCAACCTGGTGACTTCGAGAAGAACCACATAGAACTGCCGCGCCTGGTGGCCAACACCTGCGGCCGTCTGGGCATTCCGCGCCTGCTCCACATGAGCGCCCTGGGAGCCAGCCCCCTCGGCCCCAGTGCCTATCTGCGCTCTAAGGGAATTGGTGAGGAGATCGTTCGCCAGTCTGGCGAGAACAGCTCGGAAATGGGTCACTTTAATTATCTGAATGACCCCAAGCTGCTCTGGGGTCGCGGTCTGAAGGTAACTTCATTCCGCCCTTCGGTGGTTTTTGGCGAAGGGGATAGTTTTTTCAACCGTTTTGCCCAGCTACTGCGCAACATTCCCTTCCTCATCCCACTAGCGGGCATCAACGCCAAAATGCAGCCGGTCTGGGTAGAGGATGTGGTCAGTGCCTACGTGCAGTCCATTGATGATGAAAAAACCTATGGCAAGGCCTATGACTTATGCGGCCCCAAGGTGTATACCCTCGGCGAACTGGTAGCTTATACCCAGAGCCTGATTGGCACCCATCGCGCCATCGTGCCGCTCTGTAACTTCGTCGGCAACCTGCAGGCCCGTATCATGGAGAAGCTGCCGGGCAAAGTGCTCACGCGCGATAATTTGCTTTCTCTGTCCGTGGATAACGTCTGTACCAGGAACGATCTGGCTGACGTATTTCATATTCAGGCCACCGCCATCGAGAGCGTGGTACCCGGCTACGTGAAAAAAAAGGCTTCCCGTGCGGAGCGTCTGGCCGAAATCCGCAATCGGCGCCCCTAAACGCCAAGCCCGTTAGTGGATGGGTGCGCCGTCATCACTTACCCTGGATCATTTGGGCATCCGCCGATTCCTCATCGGCGCTCTGCAAGCCCCAGGCGGCCAAGCGCGTACTATCGTCCGTGGACCAGACCGCGCGATGCAATGCGAGCATGGAGTTACGATCACTGAGCAGTACATTGCGCTCGCGGTTACTGAGCCCCTGCGGACCCTGCTCCAGCGCTTTGTGGCAGAGATTCGCCGCGCGTGGCCAGGCACCTGTGCGATTACGCTGCAGGGCGGTATGTATGGCGTTGAAGCGAGGATCCACCACAACCTGTATGAAGGGATCCCCTTCAATGTGGGGCAGATAGGCCACGCTGTCCACGCCGAGCGTCTGCAACTCTTGTGGGACATGCACCTCTTCGGGAATAACGAAGAGACGATGACGCCGCGCCCAGCGTCCCAGTGCGGGCCGACTTGTCCAGGCAGCCAGTGGCACCGCTGCCGTCAGCCCGCCGAGTATGGGTACCAGCC
Protein-coding sequences here:
- a CDS encoding MoxR family ATPase, coding for MTASPADLVDALGEVLLDKERALRLILSGFLAGGHVLVEDVPGVGKTTLSLGLAHLLGLDFARVQMTADLLPGDILGSSLFDPREQRFVFHRGPIFHAIVLMDEINRASPRSQSALLEAMAEGQVSADGQSFPLPKPFFVIATQNPQEHAGVFPLPESQLDRFTLRLSLGYPSREAERRLLAAENRRPSDLKTLADTALLRQWQAEVAALFLSPELQEMLLALAQRSREDARVRIGLSPRGLLALKASAQAWAFLAGRDFVTPDDLRAVTVPVLGHRLLSSASLGGDELAALLMQDTWGFGP
- the gcvPB gene encoding aminomethyl-transferring glycine dehydrogenase subunit GcvPB; translation: MSDSIFDHDHHFPAVELPSDIPAELLRKAPLNLPNPAELEVLRHYTRLSQKNFSIDTQFYPLGSCTMKYNPRIAHTMASLPGFARLHPDTPAPAMQGLLQVLWELQEWLAAATGMAAVSLTPAAGAQGELAGVAMIRAYHAARGDYGRRKMLIPTAAHGTNPASAQMAGFEVVEIPNLADGDLDMAFLDQQLGPDVAGIMLTNPSTLGVFERRIADIAARIHGAGGLLYYDGANLNAILGRVQPGQMGFDVMHLNLHKTFATPHGGGGPGAGAVAVHERLRPFLPLPMVTRADEGALRWLDDGDLPQSIGRLSAHGGNIGVLLRAHAYIRRLGRAGVGRVSAYAALNANYLLRELQRVGYQAAFPERRASHEFILSVSDLQKATGIRALDVAKRLLDFGIHAPTIYFPQLVPECLLIEPTETESKAMLDRFVAVMAQIRQEALAQPERLREAPHHLPVGRLDEALAARRLDVAAAQ
- the gcvPA gene encoding aminomethyl-transferring glycine dehydrogenase subunit GcvPA, whose amino-acid sequence is MPYIPHDGLETAVMLAAVGVDSLDQLFDEIPPALQVHDMVLPEGLSEMALQRELEGRALSNAPLRCFAGGGAYAHHIPAIVWEITGRGEFYSAYTPYQPEASQGTLQVIYEYQGFITRLTGLEVSNASLYDGASGLAEACLMALRIQGSDKSILVPENLLPGWRRVLDSVLGLQNIRLVSVPYDRAMGTLILPADAGDAAALIIPQSNALGLLESVDALTDWAHAHGLLAVAVVNPLALALLKAPGDWGTQGADMAVGEGQPLGIPLSGGGPYFGFLACRKAHVRQLPGRLVAKTVDGQGREGFCLTLQAREQHIRRGKATSNICTNQGLMVTAATIHMATLGGHGLQQTAVLCHERAVRLRELLTVVPGVSLPYGGPFFHEFVLRLPHTAVAVRNALLGHGLLAGIPLSDWGMGEAGDLLVCTTELLEEADLLAYRDALTAVLETL
- the gcvH gene encoding glycine cleavage system protein GcvH, translated to MSKIPETLRYSDTHEWVEDLGGGRYRVGITDHAQELLGDLVYVEVPDTGKAIHGGEVCGVLESVKAAADLYAPLDGTVVERNAGLGDNPQWLNEDPYGQGWIMVVEADAAACAGLLDAAAYGKLAES
- the gcvT gene encoding glycine cleavage system aminomethyltransferase GcvT: MSTISARRTALYDWHVAHGARMVDFAGWEMPLNYGSQLAEHEAVRQAAGLFDVSHMRPLDLSGPDARTLLRYALANDVAKLDAVPGKALYSTMLQGDGGIIDDLIVTHCGDGRYRIVLNAGGAEADTAHLQTLVDAHGWQVTLQKRPDLGILAVQGPTARAMAATALGMPALAELPVFHALEQGDFFVGRTGYTGEDGVEIIAANTLLPSLADRLVAAGVRPAGLAARDSLRLEAGLDLYGQDMTTAVSPYASNLAWTVDLRAAERDFLGRVALAAQLAAGGGAKLVGLAMREGIPRHGYVVEDAAGQPCGVVTSGIFSPSLQRGIALARVDAALEPGAVCAVVVRGVRRPALVIKPPFWRKGVATFSFPEEHEA
- a CDS encoding roadblock/LC7 domain-containing protein → MNKTKLAVRIAEMPGVTAAALISREGIPLQVEGMSEDMADTVAALASGMCALAKRMNVADGVRHVHVVLDGRDIVLLPAASEAVLVVVRPGMSDESGVDALRMAAAAL
- a CDS encoding YajQ family cyclic di-GMP-binding protein; its protein translation is MPSFDVVSEVNMQEVDNALHTTVKEITTRYDFKGSKASMERKEKEIILVAEDEYKLGQMIDLLSARLVKRGVDLKALDVGKVASAAGGMERQVLGLKVGLETEVSKRMVKFLKDGKFKAQGSIQGEQLRVSGKSRDELQAAIAALRGHDFGLPIQFNNFRD
- a CDS encoding molybdenum cofactor biosynthesis protein MoaE; protein product: MIVKVQQEDFNPMAEMAAFPVDAGAGGSVTFIGTVRDYSEAVDILAMEIEHYPGMTERELERISAEVARHYDILDSLIIHRYGHLAPQDNIVMVAVWSRHRAAAFDACRFLIDVLKTSAPFWKKEITPEGTRWVTDCPGCRTGSRAGHTHAPHVSHTHS
- the moaD gene encoding molybdopterin converting factor subunit 1 yields the protein MIHVKFFASVRERAGVEEMSLPVPDGGVTVAEVLVLAEGAAGVVLHDAHLLAAVNLQHVPFSDVVRDGDEVAFFPPVTGG
- the sohB gene encoding protease SohB; this translates as METFFSHYLLFLADTATIVVALLMVAGGLTAIALNKRKKTATTGQVQVSDLRKQLEQSSENVQQFRLDKKALKAHQKTLKKDRKEKDSGDESCTYLLEFKGDLRASAVSALREEISAVIQAAKPDDAVLLRLESGGGMVNTYGLASAQLLRLRAAKIHVTVLIDAVAASGGYMMAVTADRIVASPFALIGSIGVVAQIPNFHRWLQDRNIDWEQFTAGKFKRTVTLFGENTDTGRAKLREELEETHAQFRNFVQQYRPRLDLEQVATGEAWLGSKALQLGLVDQLATSDEIILEAAQKGKVLALHYQRQKTLPQRVGLAAQQSWDKLWQIPIS
- a CDS encoding DUF423 domain-containing protein, with the protein product MAERLMEHVSRLGGRFVALGALVMALAVIFGAAGDHLVAGRVDAEGLHIYDIADRFQIYHGLGLLFIGVLISQYGKRRLLYAAGGLMVLGILLFCGGLYLLALTSNVFWAFFAPVGGTALILSWLLLALGMWRASAA
- a CDS encoding complex I NDUFA9 subunit family protein — translated: MATHKICILGGSGFVGRHLAERLSQDGHSIRILTRNRERNRENLLVLSGVEIVEANIHDPIALEKQLEGRDVVINLVGILNENHSGHKDCRPEQPGDFEKNHIELPRLVANTCGRLGIPRLLHMSALGASPLGPSAYLRSKGIGEEIVRQSGENSSEMGHFNYLNDPKLLWGRGLKVTSFRPSVVFGEGDSFFNRFAQLLRNIPFLIPLAGINAKMQPVWVEDVVSAYVQSIDDEKTYGKAYDLCGPKVYTLGELVAYTQSLIGTHRAIVPLCNFVGNLQARIMEKLPGKVLTRDNLLSLSVDNVCTRNDLADVFHIQATAIESVVPGYVKKKASRAERLAEIRNRRP